Proteins found in one Oncorhynchus keta strain PuntledgeMale-10-30-2019 chromosome 2, Oket_V2, whole genome shotgun sequence genomic segment:
- the LOC118358978 gene encoding lysyl oxidase homolog 1-like codes for MMMLPLVVMSLVCVLLGSGWAQAQDQAVGQDVAATPWRQMIQWENNGRRFSLLNSGAEYVPARAQDQERSHRVVVADSRPRTPRRPQGGNVRRQAPSRGGSETVRGQARHPFGFGQVPDNWRQGSVGTGSTNPRFRPSTGSSSSSSSSFSSSYNVPVQPYPQYPFPQQPYPLPYDPSVVEGAGRGYAEPPFQRATGGGYGAGGGGYGAGGGGYAGVGGGYTGVGYGTGAGLAPVVPRSPQDYGEDGYRYYQSYGYGPNPAMPAMPAVPARAAQPPFSDGLDRRYTHSLYNGGEDPAAAADTVPAAPDRTVAGAQPPVRSPQYEQFPPFGRPQVQPQPPFLPPVVPGRSPNTAVENPSVNVGSVYRPEQRGLPDLVPDPNYVQASTYIQRAHMYSLRCAAEEKCLASTAYSAETTDYDVRVLLRFPQRVKNQGTADFMPNRPRHTWEWHSCHQHYHSMDEFSHYDLLEVTTGRKVAEGHKASFCLEDTTCDFGHLKRYACTSHTQGLSPGCYDTYNADIDCQWIDITDIQPGNYILKLQVNPKYLILESDFTNNVVRCNIHYTGRFVTTTNCKISQS; via the exons ATGATGATGCTGCCTCTTGTTGTGATGAGCTTGGTGTGTGTGCTACTGGGCTCCGGATGGGCCCAGGCCCAGGACCAGGCTGTGGGGCAGGATGTCGCTGCCACCCCCTGGAGACAAATGATCCAGTGGGAGAACAACGGCCGGAGGTTCAGTCTCCTCAACAGTGGAGCCGAGTACGTCCCTGCCAGAGCACAGGACCAGGAGAGAAGTCACAGAGTGGTGGTGGCTGACTCTCGCCCCCGAACCCCCCGCAGACCACAAGGTGGGAATGTACGCAGGCAGGCCCCCTCCAGGGGAGGCTCGGAGACCGTGAGAGGACAGGCCAGACATCCATTTGGCTTCGGACAGGTGCCCGACAACTGGCGCCAGGGCTCCGTGGGGACAGGCTCCACCAACCCCCGCTTTAGGCCATCCACTGGGTCCTCTTCATCGTCCTCATCATCCTTCTCATCTTCCTACAACGTCCCTGTCCAACCCTACCCGCAATACCCCTTCCCTCAGCAGCCCTACCCCCTGCCCTATGATCCTAGTGTGGTGGAGGGAGCAGGTCGGGGCTACGCGGAGCCACCCTTCCAGAGGGCCACAGGTGGAGGCTATGGAGCTGGTGGTGGAGGATACGGTGCTGGTGGTGGAGGATATGCTGGTGTCGGTGGAGGATACACTGGAGTCGGGTATGGAACGGGTGCTGGTCTGGCCCCTGTGGTTCCACGCTCCCCTCAGGACTATGGTGAGGATGGCTACCGTTACTACCAGTCCTATGGCTACGGGCCCAACCCTGCCATGCCTGCCATGCCTGCTGTGCCAGCACGGGCTGCCCAGCCACCCTTCTCAGATGGCCTGGaccgcagatacacacacagcctCTACAATGGAGGAGAagatcctgctgctgctgccgacACAGTGCCCGCTGCCCCGGACAGGACAGTGGCTGGCGCTCAGCCTCCAGTACGAAGTCCCCAGTACGAGCAGTTCCCCCCGTTCGGTAGGCCCCAGGTGCAGCCACAGCCTCCTTTCCTTCCGCCTGTGGTGCCAGGTAGAAGCCCCAACACGGCCGTGGAGAACCCCAGCGTCAACGTCGGGAGTGTCTACCGGCCGGAACAGAGAG GTTTGCCAGACCTGGTTCCTGATCCCAACTATGTGCAGGCCTCCACGTATATCCAGAGGGCTCACATGTACTCTCTCCGCTGTGCTGCCGAGGAGAAATGCTTGGCAAG TACTGCTTACAGCGCTGAGACTACAGACTATGACGTCAGAGTCCTGCTTCGCTTCCCACAGAGGGTTAAGAACCAGGGGACGGCTGACTTCATGCCCAACCGACCTCGACACACCTGGGAGTGGCACAGCTGCCATCA ACACTACCACAGCATGGATGAGTTCAGCCACTATGACCTGCTGGAGGTCACCACAGGAAGAAAGGTGGCTGAGGGACACAAGGCCAGCTTCTGTCTGGAGGACACCACCTGTGACTTTGGTCACCTGAAGCGTTATGCCTGCACATCTCACACTCAG GGTCTGAGTCCGGGCTGCTACGATACGTACAACGCTGATATTGATTGCCAGTGGATCGATATAACAGACATCCAACCTGGGAACTACATTCTAAAG CTCCAGGTCAACCCCAAGTACCTTATCTTGGAGTCTGACTTCACCAACAATGTGGTGAGGTGTAATATCCACTACACGGGACGCTTCGTCACAACAACCAACTGCAAGATATCTCA GTCCTGA